One segment of Virgibacillus doumboii DNA contains the following:
- a CDS encoding RBBP9/YdeN family alpha/beta hydrolase, with product MKKQILFIHSAGPQGMHEGSSDLIAYLQKNLGDKCNLLYPEMPDPEDPKYRPWKEQLEREIALLDNEVILIGHSLGAAVLLKYLSEEKFRPSISGLFLIASPYWGKDNDWQFEEFTLADNFTENLPKISQLVIYHSRNDEIVPFAHLEHYAKALPQAVTHVVEGADHAFSSGLPELVDDIKHMTTLKKR from the coding sequence ATGAAAAAACAAATACTATTCATTCACAGCGCTGGTCCACAAGGCATGCACGAGGGAAGCAGTGATCTGATAGCATATTTACAAAAAAATCTCGGAGATAAATGCAATCTATTATATCCCGAAATGCCTGATCCGGAAGATCCGAAGTATAGACCTTGGAAAGAGCAGCTTGAAAGGGAAATTGCATTATTGGACAATGAGGTGATTTTGATTGGTCACTCTCTAGGGGCGGCAGTATTGCTGAAATATCTTTCCGAGGAAAAGTTCAGGCCATCCATCTCAGGATTATTTTTGATCGCATCACCATACTGGGGAAAGGACAATGATTGGCAATTTGAGGAATTCACCCTGGCAGATAACTTTACCGAAAATCTCCCTAAGATATCACAACTAGTTATATATCACAGCCGTAACGATGAAATAGTACCGTTTGCACATCTGGAGCATTACGCCAAAGCACTACCTCAGGCAGTAACCCATGTGGTTGAAGGTGCGGATCATGCTTTCAGTAGTGGACTGCCGGAGCTTGTTGATGATATTAAACATATGACAACGTTGAAAAAACGTTGA
- a CDS encoding hydroxymethylglutaryl-CoA reductase, degradative: METSRIPNFYNMSVEERRHLLTEMDSFTGEEADYLYSKEPLPTETADKMIENVIGTFPLPLGLGLNFLINGKEYVVPMAIEEPSVVASASHIAKIVRNAGGFSTEATDRVMTGQIQVVGCPDFDAAKETILNEKDALIKDANAAYPSLVARGGGAEDLEVRILNEESDSQYGKMLILHVYINTCDAMGANIINTMVESLAPTIEQLTEGKVYLRILSNYPDRCLARARCVIPPDLLKTGNFSGEEVRDGVIHAYEFAASDPYRAVTHNKGTMNGIDPIVIATGNDWRAVEAGAHAHAARNGKYGSMTEWYKDEEGNLVGELELPMSVGIVGGSIKVHPTSKLAHKILDVDTAQELAQVMVAVGLAQNLGALKALATDGIQKGHMALHSRSVAIAAGATGEMIDIIAERLIDEKEIRVGKAKELVEEYIK; the protein is encoded by the coding sequence ATGGAAACTTCTAGAATTCCTAACTTTTACAACATGAGTGTTGAGGAACGAAGACACCTCCTTACTGAAATGGATTCTTTTACCGGAGAGGAAGCGGATTACTTATATTCAAAAGAACCGCTGCCGACTGAGACAGCGGATAAAATGATTGAAAATGTAATCGGAACGTTTCCACTTCCATTAGGTTTGGGATTGAATTTCTTAATAAATGGGAAAGAATATGTAGTACCAATGGCAATTGAGGAACCTTCTGTTGTTGCCTCAGCAAGTCATATCGCAAAAATAGTCAGAAATGCCGGCGGTTTTTCCACAGAAGCAACCGACCGGGTGATGACAGGTCAAATACAAGTTGTTGGCTGCCCTGATTTTGATGCAGCAAAGGAAACTATATTAAATGAAAAAGATGCGTTGATTAAAGACGCCAATGCTGCATATCCTAGTTTAGTAGCGAGGGGTGGCGGAGCAGAAGATCTGGAAGTAAGGATTTTAAATGAAGAATCGGATTCCCAATATGGCAAAATGCTCATCCTTCATGTTTATATAAATACATGTGATGCAATGGGTGCGAATATTATAAATACGATGGTTGAATCGTTGGCACCTACCATTGAACAGCTCACGGAAGGGAAAGTATATTTACGAATTCTTTCCAATTATCCTGATCGATGCCTTGCACGTGCACGTTGTGTTATTCCACCTGATTTACTCAAGACAGGCAATTTTTCAGGTGAAGAAGTGCGGGACGGCGTAATTCATGCATATGAGTTTGCTGCATCTGATCCTTATCGTGCGGTTACCCACAATAAAGGAACCATGAATGGAATTGACCCAATCGTTATTGCTACAGGCAATGACTGGCGTGCAGTTGAGGCTGGAGCTCATGCACATGCTGCACGAAACGGCAAATATGGTTCCATGACGGAATGGTACAAAGATGAGGAAGGGAACCTCGTTGGCGAATTGGAACTTCCTATGTCTGTAGGAATTGTCGGTGGCTCTATAAAAGTTCATCCAACCTCAAAGCTTGCTCATAAAATTTTGGATGTGGATACAGCACAGGAGTTGGCACAAGTTATGGTTGCTGTTGGACTTGCTCAAAACCTTGGTGCCCTCAAAGCCCTGGCAACAGATGGTATCCAAAAGGGTCATATGGCGTTACATTCTCGTTCTGTTGCTATTGCAGCAGGAGCGACAGGGGAGATGATTGATATCATTGCTGAACGTTTAATTGATGAAAAAGAAATCCGTGTTGGAAAAGCTAAAGAATTGGTGGAAGAATATATAAAATGA
- a CDS encoding KinB-signaling pathway activation protein → MNSRKWVNMFLKTLLIGGVAGLITSFFVKSALYASFFNPFDFMEVLMLFIYHIGFGLLVSVVSQTGFFAYLFLNQLGLGLFRTFWPTVQVLLIAFVVFDLVYFPYNAADGEVSLFLFILMAAAILGYGWIIAKIKARETNQRAFIPALFLMVVMTTIEWIPGLRTSGTDYAWLMIIPLLACNTYQLLILHRITGSQSNGSDKKTTVKASSKNV, encoded by the coding sequence TTGAATAGTCGTAAGTGGGTAAACATGTTTTTGAAAACATTACTGATTGGTGGTGTAGCAGGATTAATCACCAGCTTTTTTGTAAAATCTGCTTTATATGCAAGTTTTTTCAACCCATTTGATTTTATGGAAGTTCTCATGTTGTTTATATATCATATTGGATTTGGTCTGTTAGTCAGTGTTGTCAGTCAAACCGGCTTTTTTGCATATTTGTTTTTAAATCAATTGGGCTTGGGCCTGTTTCGGACATTTTGGCCGACGGTGCAAGTGTTACTGATTGCATTTGTCGTCTTCGATTTAGTTTATTTTCCATATAATGCAGCAGACGGAGAGGTTTCTTTATTTCTATTTATTCTAATGGCAGCAGCTATACTCGGGTATGGATGGATTATTGCAAAAATAAAAGCCCGCGAGACAAATCAGCGAGCATTCATTCCAGCGCTGTTTCTGATGGTAGTTATGACTACAATCGAGTGGATACCCGGGCTGCGCACAAGCGGAACTGATTATGCATGGTTAATGATTATTCCACTGCTTGCCTGCAATACATATCAGTTGCTTATCTTGCACAGGATAACAGGAAGTCAGTCGAATGGCAGTGATAAGAAGACCACAGTAAAGGCAAGTTCAAAAAACGTATAA
- a CDS encoding NUDIX hydrolase encodes MERWKTLESEYLHKSPFGNIRKDRCKLPNGLVIDDFCINEYPDWVNAVVITKEDKIVLVEQYRHAAEDFFLEIPAGKKEGNETDEEGLIREVKEETGYTSLREPIFLGEFMVNPATQNNKVKTYLLQDAFKAHEQDLDDTEAINVKLLDFSNMGELIRTNKINTQLFTANAYLMAKDFLAGSYSE; translated from the coding sequence ATGGAGAGGTGGAAAACGCTAGAATCGGAGTACTTACATAAAAGTCCATTCGGAAATATCAGGAAAGATAGATGTAAGCTTCCAAATGGATTGGTGATAGACGATTTTTGTATAAATGAATATCCTGATTGGGTGAATGCAGTTGTTATAACAAAGGAGGACAAAATCGTTCTGGTTGAACAATATCGTCATGCGGCAGAAGATTTTTTCCTGGAAATTCCTGCTGGAAAAAAAGAAGGTAATGAAACGGATGAGGAAGGATTGATACGGGAAGTTAAGGAAGAGACAGGCTACACTTCCTTGAGGGAACCTATTTTCTTAGGAGAGTTTATGGTGAATCCGGCAACTCAAAACAATAAGGTGAAAACTTATCTGTTGCAGGATGCATTTAAAGCACATGAACAGGACTTGGACGATACCGAAGCGATTAATGTTAAGTTGCTTGATTTCAGTAATATGGGAGAATTAATCAGAACCAATAAGATAAACACACAGTTATTTACAGCAAATGCATATCTAATGGCAAAGGACTTTCTCGCCGGAAGTTATTCAGAATAA
- a CDS encoding helix-turn-helix domain-containing protein, whose amino-acid sequence MSRKYPEIDEVINYIHQNIYDPLSLSQLAKYAAYSPYHFTRIFKQQTGLTPQYYVSSVRLQKAKDLLMHTNLSIRDVGMEIGQQSLGTFTTRFTDRVGLSPSHFRNSMQQANEDFQSLKRINKIQPSLPLLNQHVKLEGSIQAEVPFDGVVLIGLFPKPIPEGMPLYGTLLFSLGKFCFCDVKPGIYYLMATSVSWDMQPIDFLLPHRTLRYKSKGPIIVHQNGSVPFLHVTLRTPRLDDPPILISLPRLMNIFLHRINM is encoded by the coding sequence ATGTCGAGAAAGTATCCTGAAATTGATGAAGTTATCAACTATATTCATCAGAATATCTATGATCCCCTTTCGCTTTCCCAGTTAGCTAAATATGCAGCTTACAGTCCATACCATTTTACGCGTATCTTCAAACAACAAACCGGACTTACACCTCAATACTATGTGTCTTCAGTCCGTCTGCAAAAGGCGAAAGATCTGCTCATGCACACGAATTTGAGTATACGTGACGTTGGTATGGAGATTGGGCAACAGAGCCTTGGAACGTTTACTACCCGCTTTACGGATCGGGTTGGACTGTCCCCTTCACATTTTAGAAATTCCATGCAGCAGGCGAATGAAGACTTTCAATCCTTAAAAAGAATTAATAAAATCCAGCCGTCACTGCCACTTTTAAATCAACATGTAAAGTTAGAAGGGAGCATTCAAGCCGAAGTTCCATTTGATGGTGTAGTTCTGATAGGGTTGTTTCCCAAGCCGATTCCCGAGGGGATGCCTCTTTATGGTACACTGCTGTTTTCTTTGGGGAAATTTTGTTTTTGCGATGTCAAACCTGGAATCTATTATTTGATGGCCACTTCTGTTTCGTGGGATATGCAGCCCATCGATTTTTTGCTCCCGCACCGAACATTACGCTACAAATCAAAAGGACCGATTATCGTTCATCAGAATGGCAGTGTTCCGTTTCTCCATGTTACACTCCGCACACCACGATTGGATGATCCGCCAATCTTGATTTCGTTGCCACGCCTGATGAACATTTTTTTGCACAGGATAAATATGTAA
- a CDS encoding TIGR02206 family membrane protein — MGNLLTLGGTPFVAFGPSHITVLVIYFTGIVLFTIAFRKIMDNTYLYNTIRWILFILLLISEVSYQTWTAITGIWSLSEHMPLHLCGIAGITGMIALITYNKKLIQITFFIGLIPAFLALVTPELPYDFPHYRFWKFFVHHLSISWVSIFLVATSSVKVTLKSMLETYGYLLLFAFIIGVFFNPIMESNYLYLSHTPTASTPLDLLGNGFWYYFNLCLLAIVVFFIQLQVYKLFTRKKETPK, encoded by the coding sequence ATGGGAAACTTGTTAACTTTGGGTGGCACTCCCTTTGTGGCATTTGGTCCAAGCCACATTACTGTGCTGGTTATCTATTTTACAGGTATCGTACTGTTCACGATAGCATTCAGGAAAATCATGGACAACACGTATTTATACAACACAATTCGTTGGATTTTATTCATTTTGTTACTAATATCGGAAGTTTCCTATCAAACGTGGACTGCCATAACCGGTATATGGAGTTTAAGTGAACATATGCCGCTGCATCTCTGTGGAATCGCCGGTATTACCGGAATGATCGCATTAATAACCTATAATAAAAAATTAATTCAAATCACTTTTTTTATCGGTCTGATTCCTGCTTTTTTAGCATTGGTGACTCCGGAACTGCCTTACGACTTTCCGCACTACCGATTCTGGAAGTTTTTTGTTCACCATCTGTCAATATCATGGGTCAGTATCTTCCTGGTGGCAACCAGTTCGGTAAAAGTCACTTTAAAATCCATGCTTGAAACCTATGGCTACCTGTTACTATTTGCTTTTATAATCGGCGTCTTTTTCAATCCAATTATGGAATCCAACTATCTTTATCTGTCACACACGCCAACAGCAAGTACACCACTTGATCTGCTGGGAAACGGCTTTTGGTATTATTTTAACCTTTGTCTGTTAGCAATTGTTGTCTTTTTTATTCAATTACAAGTGTACAAATTATTTACCCGTAAAAAAGAAACACCCAAATAA
- the cwlD gene encoding N-acetylmuramoyl-L-alanine amidase CwlD, translated as MDKFGKVLIWGVGFVILALLIQFPIKQTNTTWDTWSLPLSGKTIVIDPGHGGPDGGAVGKDDTLEKDITLKVAKKVRDYLQQSGALVYLTREKDMDLADKDTDGLSRRKSQDIRRRLEIIHDKNADFFITLHLNALSSSKWSGAQTFYYPKYDKSRHLAKMIQAEIIRNLENTTRESLPLNGMYLLKHAEVPGTLVEIGFLSNEHEREHLKNEEYQRKMAGSIYEGILRYVTEEPEEED; from the coding sequence ATGGACAAGTTTGGGAAGGTGCTTATTTGGGGAGTAGGTTTTGTCATTTTAGCCTTACTTATTCAATTTCCGATAAAACAAACGAATACGACATGGGATACCTGGTCCCTGCCATTATCGGGAAAGACGATTGTAATTGACCCGGGACACGGGGGACCTGATGGCGGTGCGGTTGGGAAGGACGATACACTGGAAAAAGATATTACGCTCAAGGTGGCAAAAAAAGTACGGGATTACCTGCAGCAGTCTGGCGCGCTTGTATATTTGACCCGGGAGAAGGATATGGATTTAGCAGACAAAGATACAGATGGACTTTCACGACGGAAATCACAGGATATCCGCAGGCGGCTGGAAATTATCCATGACAAAAATGCGGATTTCTTCATAACACTTCATTTGAACGCATTATCATCCAGTAAATGGAGCGGCGCTCAGACATTTTACTATCCAAAGTACGATAAAAGCAGGCATCTGGCAAAAATGATTCAAGCTGAAATCATTCGTAATCTGGAAAATACAACGAGGGAATCGCTGCCGCTGAACGGTATGTATTTACTGAAACATGCAGAGGTTCCAGGTACACTTGTCGAGATCGGCTTTCTGTCAAACGAGCATGAACGTGAACATTTGAAGAATGAGGAATACCAGCGGAAAATGGCCGGAAGCATTTATGAGGGAATCCTCCGGTATGTTACAGAAGAACCTGAAGAAGAAGATTAA
- a CDS encoding VOC family protein, protein MLWFRYTITYMGKEGVIYDSTVDASYRSGRKVKGSVQFYEKTLDARVLNMVTFGDMQGQGFPQALHDNVLHALVRIGESDLMFSDSHEEHSVQQVNNVQMCITTGTTDVANQLFRALKEDAHVITPMEENFVSPAFGMLTDKYGITFTILAKRE, encoded by the coding sequence ATGCTATGGTTCAGATATACAATCACCTATATGGGCAAAGAAGGTGTAATTTATGACAGTACAGTTGACGCCTCATATCGTTCTGGACGGAAAGTCAAAGGAAGCGTTCAATTTTATGAGAAAACATTGGACGCGAGAGTGCTGAATATGGTGACTTTTGGGGATATGCAAGGGCAGGGCTTTCCGCAAGCGTTGCATGACAATGTATTGCATGCGCTGGTCAGAATCGGGGAGTCGGATCTTATGTTTTCCGATTCGCATGAGGAACATTCCGTGCAACAGGTGAACAATGTACAGATGTGTATTACAACTGGTACTACAGACGTAGCTAATCAATTGTTCAGAGCATTAAAAGAAGACGCCCATGTGATTACCCCGATGGAGGAAAACTTTGTTAGTCCGGCTTTTGGAATGCTGACAGATAAGTATGGCATAACCTTTACCATTTTGGCGAAGAGGGAATAA
- the pdaB gene encoding polysaccharide deacetylase family sporulation protein PdaB: MDHFYVLRFHKWKRWLIVMLFAFFTAAFLWFQSDGAFSAFSKEEPTALTKGDANEPNIALTFNISWGEEKVHDILKDLKQKQVQATFFVSGEWAERHPKILEKITEGEHELGMLGYRYKSYLDQELDAVRKDLAHAKEVFGKLGYEDIELLRPPSGHFNKEIIKLAEEMGFKVIHWNVNPNDWKNPGTQKITNIVMKQTSNGDIILMHASDSVKQTGKALQTILPGLKNKGFQFVSISELINQAHAESKIVE, encoded by the coding sequence ATGGATCATTTTTACGTTTTACGGTTCCATAAATGGAAACGCTGGTTAATTGTAATGTTATTTGCTTTCTTTACCGCTGCCTTTTTATGGTTTCAAAGTGATGGGGCATTTTCTGCATTCTCAAAAGAAGAACCCACAGCACTTACGAAAGGAGATGCTAATGAACCGAATATAGCGTTAACCTTTAATATTAGCTGGGGGGAGGAGAAAGTTCATGACATTCTGAAGGATTTGAAGCAAAAACAGGTACAAGCAACCTTTTTTGTCAGTGGAGAGTGGGCCGAACGACATCCGAAAATACTTGAAAAAATAACAGAAGGAGAGCATGAATTGGGCATGCTTGGGTATCGCTACAAAAGTTATCTGGACCAGGAGCTGGACGCAGTACGCAAAGATTTAGCACATGCAAAAGAAGTATTTGGTAAACTCGGGTATGAGGACATTGAACTGCTGCGTCCTCCGAGCGGACATTTTAATAAAGAAATTATTAAATTAGCTGAAGAAATGGGATTCAAGGTAATCCATTGGAATGTGAATCCAAATGACTGGAAGAATCCAGGTACCCAAAAAATAACCAATATTGTAATGAAACAAACATCGAACGGGGATATTATCTTAATGCATGCTTCAGATTCCGTAAAACAAACGGGTAAGGCATTACAAACGATTCTGCCCGGGTTGAAAAATAAAGGTTTTCAATTTGTTTCGATATCTGAACTGATCAACCAGGCACATGCGGAGTCAAAAATTGTTGAATAA
- a CDS encoding Mrp/NBP35 family ATP-binding protein → MLTEEQVRELLHPVRDPFLHRTLEETGGVNKVTIKEEKKHVSVKIGIGKTNTAEQMELQQEIVGILKKNGANTVGLRFEQLPDEIIQKYQPAAEAEQEKSLLGGAKHPNFIAVASGKGGVGKSTVTVNLAMSLMRLGKKVGIIDADIYGFSVPDMMGVEERPAVRGEKIIPVERFGVKVISMGFFVEDNSPIIWRGPMLGKMLNSFFKEVEWGDLDYLLLDLPPGTGDIAMDVHELLPTCKEVIVSTPHPTAAFVAARAGQMALKTDHEILGIVENMAYFESKKTGEKEYVFGKGGGQKLAEVLKTKVLGQLPLQQPYEEEDVFAPSVYQQDHPLGKEYHKIASKIVAKVEEE, encoded by the coding sequence ATGCTAACGGAAGAACAAGTGCGGGAACTGCTGCATCCGGTTAGGGATCCATTTTTACATAGAACGCTTGAGGAAACAGGCGGCGTAAATAAAGTTACGATTAAAGAAGAGAAAAAGCATGTCAGTGTAAAAATCGGTATCGGTAAAACAAACACTGCAGAACAAATGGAACTGCAGCAGGAAATTGTCGGCATTTTGAAGAAAAACGGTGCAAACACTGTCGGATTACGCTTTGAACAATTACCTGATGAGATCATTCAAAAATATCAGCCTGCCGCAGAAGCTGAACAGGAAAAGTCACTACTGGGCGGTGCAAAGCATCCTAACTTTATCGCTGTTGCCAGTGGAAAAGGCGGAGTTGGTAAATCCACCGTTACGGTTAACCTGGCCATGTCATTAATGCGCCTTGGCAAAAAAGTCGGTATCATTGACGCGGATATTTACGGATTTAGTGTTCCGGACATGATGGGTGTTGAAGAAAGGCCTGCCGTCCGCGGTGAAAAAATAATTCCGGTTGAGCGGTTCGGGGTAAAAGTTATTTCTATGGGCTTTTTCGTGGAGGACAACTCCCCAATTATTTGGCGCGGACCGATGCTTGGTAAAATGCTGAACAGCTTCTTCAAGGAAGTAGAATGGGGCGACCTGGACTATCTGCTCCTTGACCTGCCGCCAGGAACCGGTGACATTGCAATGGATGTACACGAACTGCTTCCAACTTGTAAAGAAGTAATTGTGTCTACTCCACATCCAACAGCTGCATTTGTGGCGGCTCGTGCCGGTCAGATGGCACTGAAAACGGACCATGAAATATTAGGTATTGTTGAAAACATGGCCTATTTTGAAAGTAAGAAAACAGGTGAGAAAGAATATGTATTTGGTAAAGGTGGCGGCCAAAAACTTGCTGAAGTGTTAAAAACAAAAGTCCTTGGCCAATTACCTTTACAGCAGCCTTATGAAGAAGAGGACGTGTTTGCTCCTTCTGTTTATCAGCAGGATCATCCACTCGGAAAAGAATACCATAAAATTGCATCCAAAATTGTTGCAAAAGTAGAGGAAGAATAA
- the gerD gene encoding spore germination lipoprotein GerD, with amino-acid sequence MVRKILISLIMLSIIFISACNGQGATGKEADYDTTKKMVVDILQTEDGKKAIKEILSDKKLKEQLVMESDVVKKSIEEVLSSDKSKEMWKKLFDDPQFVKTYAKSMAEEHKKLMKELMNDSKFQQQMLDLMKNPEINKQMLSVMKGQEFRKHLEETIQQTLQTPLFQAKMTEILLKAAEEKSKQEGGQQSQGGGGSGGSGGSGGGSGGGSGGGA; translated from the coding sequence TTGGTCCGTAAGATTCTTATTTCACTGATCATGTTATCCATCATATTTATTTCCGCGTGTAATGGACAAGGCGCCACAGGTAAGGAAGCCGATTATGACACAACGAAAAAAATGGTGGTTGATATATTACAGACAGAAGATGGCAAAAAAGCAATTAAAGAAATTTTGTCAGACAAAAAGTTAAAAGAACAACTTGTTATGGAGTCTGATGTTGTTAAAAAATCAATAGAAGAAGTGCTTTCCTCCGATAAATCAAAAGAAATGTGGAAGAAACTATTCGACGATCCGCAATTCGTTAAAACTTATGCAAAATCCATGGCTGAAGAGCATAAGAAATTGATGAAGGAGTTAATGAATGATTCAAAATTTCAACAACAAATGCTCGATCTGATGAAAAACCCTGAAATAAACAAACAAATGCTGAGCGTAATGAAAGGCCAGGAATTCCGCAAACATTTGGAGGAAACCATTCAACAAACCCTCCAGACACCGCTTTTCCAGGCAAAAATGACCGAGATATTGCTAAAGGCTGCTGAGGAAAAAAGTAAACAGGAAGGCGGCCAGCAATCCCAGGGCGGCGGTGGCTCTGGCGGTTCAGGAGGTTCCGGTGGCGGATCCGGCGGAGGGTCCGGCGGTGGAGCCTAA
- the mvk gene encoding mevalonate kinase translates to MSAEKATTSEQIAIGVAHSKLILIGEHAVVHGQPAIALPFPLVGVESVIDYAPGKVKIDSTFYHGPIDAAPESLEGIVNCIKATLNHLHLPCEDMLIRIKSSIPPGKGLGSSASVAIAVIKSLFSYFDRGYTEEELLELANISETYAHGVPSGIDTMTITSESPVWYEKEQPIELINPKGDFHFIVADSGRVGDTRLAVESVASLFKSAPRRIQAKLDRIGELTHRARNALESASKHLLGQMLNEAQKELEALGVSDAGLNRLIYFARQEGALGAKLTGGGNGGCIIALARNEVHSRQLAEKLKKFGAHAVWPFVLRRKSEKL, encoded by the coding sequence ATGAGTGCAGAAAAAGCAACAACTTCAGAACAAATAGCTATAGGTGTAGCTCATAGTAAATTGATTTTAATTGGGGAGCATGCAGTTGTACACGGGCAACCTGCAATCGCACTTCCATTCCCGCTGGTAGGGGTAGAATCGGTTATTGATTACGCACCAGGTAAAGTGAAGATTGACAGTACTTTTTATCATGGACCAATTGACGCTGCTCCGGAATCACTGGAGGGAATTGTTAATTGCATTAAGGCTACCTTAAATCATCTTCATTTACCATGTGAGGATATGTTAATCCGGATCAAATCATCCATACCGCCTGGAAAAGGGCTTGGCTCAAGTGCTTCTGTCGCAATTGCTGTGATCAAGTCTCTATTTTCCTACTTCGACCGGGGTTATACGGAGGAAGAGTTATTGGAATTAGCTAACATCTCAGAAACATATGCCCATGGTGTACCGAGTGGAATTGACACAATGACAATCACTTCGGAATCTCCGGTTTGGTATGAAAAAGAACAGCCAATCGAACTTATCAACCCGAAAGGTGATTTCCACTTTATCGTAGCAGATTCCGGAAGAGTGGGCGATACGCGTCTTGCTGTTGAGTCGGTTGCCAGTTTATTCAAATCAGCGCCAAGACGTATCCAGGCCAAGTTGGATCGGATAGGTGAATTAACACACCGGGCAAGAAATGCACTGGAAAGCGCCAGCAAGCATTTGCTTGGTCAGATGCTAAATGAGGCACAAAAAGAATTGGAAGCACTTGGAGTAAGTGATGCCGGCCTGAACAGACTGATTTACTTTGCACGGCAGGAAGGTGCCCTTGGTGCTAAATTAACCGGCGGCGGAAATGGCGGCTGTATTATTGCGTTGGCACGTAATGAAGTCCATTCCAGACAGTTAGCCGAAAAGCTGAAAAAATTCGGTGCACATGCAGTGTGGCCTTTTGTTTTAAGAAGAAAATCTGAGAAATTATAA
- a CDS encoding VOC family protein — translation MSLQPKHLYVNLPVKDLDKSVSFFTKLGFEFSAEFTDENATGMIINENTFVMLLVEDFFKQFTNKELTDATKGTEAIMAISAQSREQVVEIVNKALDAGGKPSYGIVDHGFMYGGSFQDIDGHLWEVMYMDESAMSQGHD, via the coding sequence ATGAGTTTACAGCCAAAACATCTTTATGTAAATTTACCGGTTAAAGATCTCGACAAATCGGTCAGTTTTTTCACAAAATTAGGCTTTGAATTCTCTGCTGAATTTACGGATGAAAATGCGACTGGAATGATCATTAATGAAAATACGTTCGTGATGCTGCTTGTAGAGGATTTTTTCAAACAGTTTACCAATAAGGAATTGACAGATGCAACGAAAGGCACAGAAGCTATCATGGCGATATCTGCACAAAGCAGAGAACAAGTGGTTGAGATTGTAAACAAGGCTCTGGACGCCGGTGGAAAGCCTTCATATGGTATCGTTGACCATGGCTTTATGTATGGGGGAAGCTTTCAGGATATTGACGGACACCTGTGGGAAGTCATGTATATGGATGAAAGCGCAATGAGCCAGGGTCATGATTAA